From Anastrepha obliqua isolate idAnaObli1 chromosome 3, idAnaObli1_1.0, whole genome shotgun sequence:
GGCATACTAGCGCTCTACATGCATACTTGCAGCGCCATGAAGTCTGTTGCTGTTTTCtcaaattcatataaattatttttacacacGCGCTTAGTAGTGTAGGAAagagtattttaattttgttcacataacggttgtatgaATTGGAATAGATATAAACATACCATATATATGGTCAGAATGTTCAAAATGATGAGAGGACTCGATTTATACTCCGTACATGCCTGGCTGCAGGTACGTGCAACACCTCGAGCAAAAATGTGTACTGGCCGGTAGGGTAAGTAGGagtgatatataaatatttacatatctacttatacgaagtgtgttcaaaaTATAAGGCGaaggtttcaaatttcgcgAGCTACATACATTCGATTTTCGTGTTTTTATGTTGGTGCACTCGGCTTGAAGATATGCTTACGGTTTTAGGAATACGAGCATATTTAGTGTGTTTgtgcatttaatttcattttttacacaGGGTTTGATGCAATTCTTTGAACCACTTTTTCAacagcagaaaatcgccgaacacgcaaaacacttggcttatttatgcctctcacagaCAAACTAAACATGCACGTATTGCTGAAACCGTGAAGATATCTTCGAGATGAGTGTAtctgcataaaaataataataaacgaaagtcgaatgtacgtagccagCGAAATTTGAAATCGTCTCCTTATTTttcgaacacacctcgtatatataatTATCCTTACACTCTTTATTAGTGTTTTGCcgagaaatacactcagaggtttgccattgcctgtcgaggtggctaaattaaaatgaattgctAACTATTACAAATAAGCAAATGCAATGTTTTTTGACATTATTTCCTCTAGATTTTGAAGGCGAacgttattttcttttagtgttGATTTGGTCGCTGGGTTGGTTTCACATACTTTACTATTGAAATACCCCCAAGATAAAAGTTCATATGTGTAATATTGAGTGACCTGTGTGGTCAGCATATATCACCGTAACATACTCGAATGTGCCTTTACCTACATCAATTCCTTTGCATtgttacatacaaccgttatgcgaaaaaaattttaataccttTGCGCGTAAGCGCGCGGGTGTTTAGAAACAAATGTAGAAGTGGCTGCGGGCCTGAAAGTATTCATAGCGGTACCAGCTGTTGGGAGCAGAGGAAGATGAAGGGCTCATTTGCGTTGgacagatcaggtggagaaggacttggcttcacccATGGTATGgtaccgatactgtaacagctaattacgtacaATTTTGATtccgtcgattccgttcaggcatttgtATGGTTgttgaaaatgtcgataatttcgaaaatatcaataaaatcagaaaaaaaattatcggaGTTAATCGGCATGTTAATAGTCGTAGCATTGAAGATCGACATAAAACTGTTTTACccatttgcatacaatttttacacaaaaataatggatttctttttccctaatatatatattatattatatatatatattatattatattatattatattatattatattatattatattattgtatatctacatatataaaaatgaaatgatgttcgtttgtacgcattttttgggccgatacgaggccgattttattcgttcttttttcatattatagggatccactaggggaaggtttttagcaaaaaaaaatttcttttaaatattttcttcatataaaaaaaagaaaaaatcaaaatattgtacaaaacaaaacttgctcgattcttagattatttcgaatcgacattcattttatgtgtacaactttttttgaatttttcgttattgtatacagaaatttcaaatgattcgaatgaaatttttttttttttatttcttccataaaatattacacctgtcgttagacaataagtaatttgatttacaaaaagatggaatgagagtgatattgaagggccaatgcccccaagctcatttagaagaaatatatacatattatttaaaaacaagtggttaacaaacaatgacatatacgattagttgacaattgattacaaggattttgcaagatctgttggtgtttgacggttaagccgactttgggtagatttttctttatttggtagtcttctcatcataggatttgtctgcgttaatagtctatttatgtgtcttctgctagcgctttgtattgtttcatcaatagtatcgatgtcaaggtcgcgatgaatatctgcgtcaggtatgtaccaaggtgcattagttaaggtcctaagtatttatgaaaataatgtttcagttcaattgagcaatgctttctttgaccaattctatatggaaatgaatgcgtttgcaaacgatgttttcggctatgaaccaatgttggaatcgaatgaaaaaggaaagaaacgcgaaatgataaaaaaaaaatcttggaaaatttaaaatgaatggagcttcattggaaaaattcaaaggtaataagaacatacacaagataaagttagaattcgaatttttagatttattttgtttatttctcattttttcagaagtacaccacacaacaactcattccaactctgattttgaaatcctgttggaattggtgatcgataattttgtcactataatggtcaatggaaatttgcgtgtatcagaccctgcatattatttaccatatcatatggaccaaatgaacacaaaaaaataatttagttttgttttgattttttgcaccATTtgggttttcagttaatacaataaaaacaatactgttttttcgtgaacacaaaattctaaatttattacgttgtttgtttagaatatttttcgaaagcatgaaattttttcaaaaccaaattttcctcaaaaagataaaagaaatttcttcgaagaggtgtttttctaaaattacaaaaaaaaaatttcaaaaattttaaacaaataaaataaaataaaactttttcaagggtatgaaattttttcaaaacaaaattttctgaaaaccaaacaaaattaaaaaaaaatggtgttttcaaagcatttcatattccactattaatagagaatacattttttcgagggggtgtttttcaaagcggaaaaaaatcttttttaacaaatcaatttaaatttttacaaaagtatgaaattttttcaagaacaaaattttctcaaaaacgttaaattaaaaaaaaaaatagttttttcaaaatttttaattttcagcaattaactgagaagaaatttgttagagcgaagtgtttttcaaaacttcaaaaaacactttttaaccaaaaaaaataaaccttttttcaaaagcaacaggaatgataacattgcctaacaatttctgcacttttgcacagtctaaagaggcattgatacagagtgtatttccaaacatagttcaacattacaaaaaccatgattgactcagcgaaagagcaattttagctgggaaaaataaggacgtcaatgatataaattcagctattttagatcaaatacctggtgacatagttgcgtttaagtcaatggacactattactgatcaagatgaggtcgtaaattatccaactgaattcttaaactcactcgatttgccaggcttaccacctcataatttacgattaaaaattggagcaccgatgattatgctgcgcaatagtaatgtgccccgactttgcaacggtaccagactcgctgtgaagaagctaatgggtaacgttatcgaagcaacaattttgaaagggaagtacaaaggagaagacattttgataccctgaattccactgattccggcggatttaccattcgatttcaaacgtttgcagttccctattcgccttgccttcgctatgagaattaataaggcgcaaggacagtctctacaaatgtgcggtattaatttagaatacccaattttttctcatggacaattgtatgtagcttgctcacgagttggcaaaccatcgtcattattcacgcgaaagatgaaaacaccaaaaacgttgtctaccaaaaagtgttacaataaagttcgaatgaaattgtatcaaagaatttgctttgtttcgtattaattttattctctttcagcaattcattgaatttatcgtctagcgaagcgggcgagggtacgctagtatatatatacaatttatataattaaataattggcgcttatacccttttttagtgtttggccgagctcctctttctatttgtgatatgcgtcttgatgtggtcCCACAAATAAAGAgatctacaattttaagccgattccgagtggcaattggtttttatgagaaccttttccatagcagaaatacacacgaAGACATTCCCTTTGAATGCCCATTGAATGCCGAAGTGCgacagaagaaaaaatattttctacccTGTTAATGTTTTGTGCCCGAGGTTTTAAActaaatggtagtcacacaccaatcaCCACAAAAGATACAAAGCAATCATCAGCAAACCGTTTCGAAAAACAAAACTCGATTACCGTACTAAATGTGCAGATGCTTTTAAAATCAGAGCCTTCAAAGCTACTTCAAggcaattgtttttatatgtacaattccaaTTAAagatggtatcggtaaatcagctgacttatgttttttctttcgtagtgttcatgtggctgtcagcccagaaaaAACAAGGCGAagtcattctttgttttctactttgccaatactttactttgacaatcaaatgtacaaaactttgttgttggtctagtgccaccacctttaatgaatacgCCTTGGTACAATTTGTTACTTTTCgttttctaaaatattcaatACACAACTTCGTTTgtctttttggtaaaaaaatatattaaagcgcttatttttttcgttcaataacacttgtaaaaataatacacaatCAAAAACACTCTGTATACGGGCATCCTTATTGCTGTgctaactaaataaattttataatttaagctACGGGCAAATGAGCGCCTTGGGGCTGGAATCCATTTTCATCGGCAATGTAGTTGACTGTGTATGTCACACCATCATCGGCAACAAAGCTGTATGAACCCTTTACGACGATGGCCTCATCTTCGCTGCCGACATTCTTGAGCTGGCCTTCTTCATCGTGCTGCGAACCATCGCTAGTTGCGTAACCGAAACGGTATCCCTCGGGTTGGACATCGGAGTCCTGGCGCACGATTTCCACTTGCTGTGCTGGAGGAGCAGCCAAAGCCACGGCGAAgagagcaacaaaaacaataacgaaTTTCATGTTGATAAGTTTTGATTGTAATGGATTACTGGCGCTGGCAGCTGAGCTGTGGTTCACTGTTTACTGTGTTTGATTGAATGACAAATTCATATTCTATCGCATGCTTTTTATACTATTACTAAATTTTCGATAGATTTTCAAGTTCATCTTCTAAAGCAAGTCTAACCGTGGGTTTTCAATTACAGTTCGTTCAGAGTAAAGCCagattgtttgtttttgctgttttactTACTTTTGATGAATGCGTCTCTGTTGtacgtacataagtatgtaataGTTGTGGGTATTGACTAATTGCTTCATAGTGTCATTATCTGTGGACCGTTGAAGAGAGGCGATACATTGGATCAGTGCAACCAAAAACAGTAAGCTTATTCATTTCCTCGACTTGGATAAGCATAAACAAAATGTGtgttaaatttgtatatttatttcttctatgTCTACGCAGATTTTCTTTGgctttttgagtttttgaatttttgactttttgtgtttttgccgTAAATGCGCCTTTTGAACTGTTGTGCGGTACATGTTTGTGTGTTGTAAACAAGTTTAAATCTTCTTCatcataactattttttttttgtttttggttgttaCTTGTCTCGTTTTCaatggatttttttgcattagATTTTGTCTTGAATCCAAATTAAGCTgatattgtttatatttttaatttcttctccgACGCTAAGATTTGTGTTGCCATGTGCAGATTGCAGTGCCaatgttatttattatatattttatgaaatcaTAATTCACGCCTTTACGTTGTAGCAAGGCTATGCAGGTTGTAGTATTTTAAGGTGTTGGAAAACAAGCTGCGCGCACGCGCAATCTTGacttgttaaaaaacaaacaacttaaactcaaataaatataagttgATATGTGGTATCTAAGTATGCAGGTAGAGTGTTCAATAAGAAACATCTGCATCTGCCTattaattttgaagttttggAAGTTTATTTTACCGAACAGTAGATCATGTTCGGCCTAGTGAGTAGCTGATGGTCGATTGTTGTTTAGAAAAGATGATGAGTTAAAAAAGCTATGaatatttttgcagcaatttgACAATAAACTACTCATGTCATTGAAACCTGCCAAGTATGGTGTGCGTATTAGCACTCGATAAAGGACAATGATTTATAGTAGTTTCATACGTGAATATCTGTAATCGCTTGGAACATTGATTTGATGATAAGTATTCGAATAGTTGGCCAAGACCAAGGCCACGAGAGGCGGTATTCGGGCGAATGAATAcggtatgggggagttcgcaaatatCCAGACGCACtgaactacgaatattcggctccaTTGTAAATAGTGCCTCTACGATGGATGTATgaaagcgaaacatggctggtctctaacaccattaCACAGAGGCtgcaatccttcatcaacaaatcaaacacagaaagtggcgatggataggtcacacactgcgaaaaccaccagatagcatcacgagaacggcactggactggaacccgcatgGGAGCAGaagtcgcggtcgaccaaaaaacacttggagaaggtcgatgctgcgcgaactagaagatgccgacatctcatgggacggtgcaaaaacaacagcacagattCGTGTACGacggaagagtcttgtcgaggccctatgctcccgagaggagtgaacaaggagaaAAACAAAATGCGAATAGTTGGAGAAGTATTTTCAATACACGTAGCGTTGCTGTTCAATACACGTAGCCTGTAGCTTGTTAAAGTTCGGGTAGGCTAACTCAGTGTTTACCGTGGATTTTCTTACGTATTGACGACTGTGTGGGGAGATCAAATCCCTACGAACTCATCAAAATAGCTAAACTAGAGTTGGATAGATCCAGTCGATTGCGAAGAATCTCGTATAGTTTTTCAAGCTTATGCTTGGTTACGGTGATAGATTTTTGCGTAAagaagaaaaacgaaattacgaAACTAGGGACATGCTCAAAGGCAACTATTTCAAGCAGCCGCCACAACTAAATTATTAGACAGTTCCGGTAGACAGGTTTAAGTATACATTAGGACCTATCCACATCATACGCAGTTGGAAAGCAACAGACGTATCTTGTGATACTACCTGGACCAACTCCAAAGTTAACCGCCTAGCATAAAGAAATAATAGAAGAATGTTCTTCAAAAGCAGGGAGGTATGTAGTAGAAAGGTTGTTTGCAAATTGTAAGCTACATTTCTATTTGGTTTCAGTCCATAAGAGCATTGAAGGAAACGAGATAGTCGATGATATAGCGAAAAACGGGGTCTCTCTACCCTCGTACTATACGTTTTTCTATTCTCGGTCTCTATTTTCAACGAAATACCAAAGCCAATACGAATATTATATTACTACAACGCACTAGACGACAACATGATCAGAAAATTCAGGATAAGATGGGAGAGACTGCCCATTAACAGGAATGCTAAGCGAGCGTGTGAGCGTTATCGAAATTGAACGGTATTGCCCTTGAGTAAAGCTAATATCCTTTTACAAGACTGAATGTGAACAGACGCAGACCGTATAATATGCACATTATAACAATTTACCAAATCGCGAACGAACCGTGATAGGTACTGTGGTGTGAAGCAGCCGAACTGAATGAAGATTTTAATtctcatttcaaaaaaaagcaCGCCCTCTTCACAGGTTTATATCTATTCATGTCGGATGTCAATTCTGGTTTCAATAAACG
This genomic window contains:
- the LOC129241423 gene encoding larval cuticle protein 65Ag1-like, coding for MKFVIVFVALFAVALAAPPAQQVEIVRQDSDVQPEGYRFGYATSDGSQHDEEGQLKNVGSEDEAIVVKGSYSFVADDGVTYTVNYIADENGFQPQGAHLPVA